The Pseudomonas putida nucleotide sequence GAGGTTGGCCCCCCTCTAGCACTTGCGCAAGTTGCCCGGCCATGCTGGCGATGACCCGGCGCTGGCCATCGCTGAGCTGGTAGCCGCGGCTGGCGGCCTTGTCTTCGAACCAGCTGAGCAGCTCGCTCTGTTGAGGCGCGACAGTGCGCAGGCGCTGGCTGAGTTGGCGCAGCGGGGCAGGGATCCAGGCGGACAAGGCGAAGCCTCCTTGGGCAAATGTGGGGCTGCGCGCAGCTTGCCCGAGGCGAGCGGTTTTGACCAATGCAAAAAGTGCCAGGCATCTATCGCCTGGCACGATCTTTCAGGCCTTGCGCTCCAGCTGGCGCTCGATCATGTACTTCACGGTCAACCGACGTTCTTTCAGGTGGCGAAGGTCTTCGTCGACGAAATTGCCGGCCGAGATCGCTTCGGCGGCCAGCACCTGGTTGTCGATGTCCATGTACTCGTCGAGCAGGCGGTCCAGGGCTTTGTCCTGCTGGCGCCGCTGCTGAACGATTTCGCGCGGGTAGTGCAGGTCCTGGTAGAGGTCGTGGGATACGGGCATGGGGTCCTCCTTGGTCAATGCAGTTCGCTTATCTGATTGGAAGGGAGGAATGCGATTGTGTTGAAGCGAGGCGGTGGAAAAACGACGGGTGGTTGCCCTGGCAGGTCATGAAAACGGCTCGGAAGCACTAACTTGCTGTTTTAAGGCATTTTTTTCACGTTGGGGGGTTTACAAGGCGAATCTATGTGTTAAAGTGCCGCGCATTCCAAGACAACAACCCAGTTGTCACTCAGTTGGAATTGTCAGAGCAGCATCAGCTGCATCCGATACAGGGGCGTCGCCAAGCGGTAAGGCAGCAGGTTTTGATCCTGCCATGCGTTGGTTCGAATCCAGCCGCCCCTGCCATTTTCTCTCTTCAAAAACAAAATTTCTCAGTCAGTGCAGGCGAACGTCGGCGCTGGATTTTGCCGTTTCTGTTTCCTGCGCCGGCCCTTTCGCGGGGCTGTAAAAGCAGGTCTAGCCGGCCACCCGCAGCAGTTCATTCAGCACCCTGGCCAGCTCATCCGCCTGCACGGGCTTCTGCATCACCAGGCTCCCTGGCACCTCCAGCCCTTCCAGCTCCGCATACCCGGTCAGGAACACCACCGGCAGCCGTGGGTAGCGGTCGCGCGCCGCCAGGGCCAGCTGCCCACCGTTGAATTCGGGCATGGCAAAGTCAGTCAGCAGCAGGTCGACATCGTCGTCCAGCAGGGCCAGCGCCTGCTCCCCGCTGTGCGCCTGGCGCACCTGGTAGCCATACTGGCGCAGCACGTCACCGAGCATGTCGCGTACCAGGTGATCGTCATCCACCAGCAGCACCGTGCGGTCCCGGCCACTGTCATCGCTCGGCAGGGTGGCTGTCGGTGCTACAGGATCGATGGCCATCATCTGCTTCACCGCCGGCAGGTACACCGCCACCTGGGTGCCATGCCCAGGCTCGGTATCGATGCGCACACCACCGCCGGACTGCTTGGCGAAACCGAACACCTGGGCCAAGCCCAGGCCGGAGCCTTTGCCGATGTCCTTGGTGGTGAAGAACGGCTCGAACACCTTGGCCAGCACCTCTTCGCTCATGCCGCAGCCGGTGTCACGAATGCTCAGCATCACGTACTCGCCGGGCTCGGGATCTTCCGGGCGCTGCGGGCGGGCCTTGATGCGGGTGTTGCGGGTCGACAGGGTCAGCTGGCCGCCTTCGGCCATGGCGTCGCGAGCGTTGATGGCCAGGTTGAGAATGATCATCTCGGTCTGGGTCGGATCGGTCAGTGCCTGCCACAGGCCATGGTCCAGATCCAGGCGCACCAGGATGTTGCCGCCAAGGGTGCGGCGCAACAATTCCTCCAGGCCAGTGAGGGTGCGGTTCAGGTTCAGCGGCACCGGCTCCAGGCGCTGGCGGCGGGAGAAGGCGAGCAATTGCGAGGTCAGCTTGGCCCCGCGCTCACCGGCTTCGCGGATATGCGTCAGGCGGCTGCGGGCCTTGTCCAGGTTACCCTTGTCCAGGTCGCGTTCAAGGAAGCTGGCGCCGGTGAGGATGACCGTGAGCAGGTTGTTGAAGTCGTGGGCGACGCCGGCAGTGAGCTGGCCGACGGCCTCCAGCCGCTGCATCTGCTGCAGCGCCGCCTCGATGCGTTCGCGTTCGGTGATCTGTTCGCGCAGGCGGGTGTTGGCTTCGGCCAGGCCCAGGGCAGTTTCGCGCTCGCTGGTGATGTCCCGCGCCACCACGTAGAGCAAGGTGTCTTCCGGCACCACCACCCAGGACAACCAGCGCAACTGACCACCGGCATGCTGGATGCGGCCGACGAAGCGGGCGCTGGTGCGGCCATGGGCGAGGGCCGCCAGCTCGGTGAGCAACGCCTCCTGATCCACCTCGGGCAGCAGGTGCAGCAGCGAGGTCTGGCTCAGGCGCTCGCGGGAGAAGCCCAGGCTGGCCTCCCAGGCCGGGTTGAGGGCCACCGGGGTCAGGTCCTTGTTGAGCACCGCGAGCAAGTCCTGGGACAGCTCCCAGGCACGGTCCCGCTCACGGGTGCGGCGCTCGACCCGTTCACCGAGCATTTCGTTGAGCTGCCTTAGCGCCTGGGTCGCCTGGCGCTGGGTATGGATGTCCTGCAATACCCCGGAAAACCGCGTGCACTGGCCGTCGACGAACTGGCACTGGCCGCTGCTGAGCAGCCAGCGCGGCTCCAGGCCATTGGGCTGGGCAATGCGAAACTCGACCCGGTACAGCCCATCGCTGTCCGGGCGCATGGCCTGCTCGACGGCTTCGCGCACCTTGGCCTGGTCGTCGGGGTAGATGCCGGCATAGAACACCTGCAGGCTCATCTCGGTCTCGACCGGCAGGCCGAACAGGGTCTTGCAACGGTCGTCCCAGAGCAGCTGGCCCTGTTGTGGCCGGAAGTCCCAGGTGCCCATGCCGGCGGCATCGATGGCAATGCGCGCGCGGGCCTCGACATCGGCCAGGGCTTCTTCCGCGCGGCGCCGGCGCTGACGCTCCTGCACTTCGGTGAGGGCCCGGCGCACGGCCTTGGGCAGCAGCGGCAGGTTCTTCTTCAACACATAATCGGTGGCGCCCAGGCGGACCATTTCCACCGCATGTTCTTCACCGTAGATGCCCGAAAGAAAGATGAACGGCGTGTCGGGTGCCAGGCGCTGGGCAATGGCCAGCACATCGGTGCCGGAAGAACCCGGCAGCACGCAGTCGCAAAGGATCAGGTCGAAGCTGGCCTGGTGCAGCGCGTGCTCGACGCCGATATGGTCGAACACCAGTCGTGATTGCACCTGCAACCCGCTGCGCTCCAGGCGCATCAGGGTCAGCTCGGCATCCATCGAGCTGTCTTCGACCATCAACAATTTGAGCGGTGTCGGCAACATCTTTGCGGGGGCCTCAGTTGCTGGCGCGACGGTTCAGGCGCAGCGAGCCGGGTGGCGGCTCGTTGAGTACCGCCCAGAATACCCCCAGGTCGGAGATCGCCGCGACGAACTCCTTGAACTCCACGGGCTTGACCACGTAGGCATTGACCCCCAACTCATAGGCGCGCAGCAGGTCGGGCTCTTCACGGGAAGAGGTCAGCATCACCGTCGGGATGCTGCGCAGCTCTGCGGTGGCGCGGACTTCCTTGAGCACTTCCAGGCCATCGACCTTGGGCAGCTTCAGGTCCAGCAACAGCACGGCCGGGTTGCCATCGTCGCGATTGGCATAAGCGTTGCGCCGCAGCAGGTAGTCGAGGGCTTCGGCGCCGTCGCGCAGGACGATGACCTCATTGGCCAGCTGGCTGCGCTCCAGCGCCAGCAGCGTCAGCTCCAGGTCCCGGGGGTTGTCTTCGACCAGCAGGATGGGCTTGAGCATGGTGATACGGGTACCTCAGTTGGTTGCTGGTTGACGGGGCAGGGTGAAGTGGAAGCTGGCGCCTTGGTCGACCTGGCCTTCGGCCCAGACTCGTCCATCATGGCGCTCGATGATCCGCCGCACGCTGGCCAGGCCGATGCCGGTGCCTTCGAAGTCTTCCATGCGGTGCAGGCGCTGGAACACCCCGAACAGTTTATTGGCGTAGGCCATGTCGAAGCCTACACCATTGTCACGGATGTACACTTCGGTCTCGTCCCGGTGCTGGCGGGCGTGGATCGCGATGTGGGCGGGTTCACGGCCACGGGTGTATTTGATGGCATTGGCGATCAGGTTGTGCAAGGCCATGTTGATGAACGCCGGGTCGGCAATCACCTTGGGCAGTGGCGCAATGTCCCAGACGATGTCGCGGCCTTCATAATCGGGGGCCAGCTCCTGGCGGATGCTGTCGACCAGCGTGTTGAGGTCGACATCCGACAGGCGCAAGGCCGAGCGGCCCATCTGCGAGAAATTGAGCAGGTTGTCGACCAGGCTGCCGGCGAAGTGCGCGGCTTCATCGATGTGCTGCAGGAAGCGCTTGCCGCGTTCGCTCAGGCCCTGGCCCTCGATTTCGCCGAGCAGCTCGGTGTAGCCGGCGATATGGCGCAACGGGGCGCGCAGGTCGTGGGACACGCTATAGGAAAAGGCTTCGAGTTCCTTGTTCGAGCGGCGCAGCTCGTTGGCCAACTGCGCCAGCTCCTCGGCCTTGCGCAGCACGATCCCCAGCACTGCCGTGCGCAGCTCGAGTACGCCTTCGATGACCAGCGAGTCCCAGGGTTGGCAGTAGCCGCTGATCTGTTCCTGCCAGCGATCAAAGCTGTGTCGCGGGTTGAGCGCACCCTGGGCGCCGATCTGCTTGTCGGGGCGCCCGGCCCAGTCGACCGTGCGCACCTGCTCGGGGCGGAACCACAGCAGGTAATGCGAGTGGATCTGCGAGATGGCCACTGCCAGCACGCCGCCGGCATGGGCAGCCAGCTCTGGCAGCTCATCGATGTCATGGCGCAGGTTGTCGCTGTGGAACACCGCCTCGTCACCGCGTTGCTCCAGCCAGTGCACCAGGGCCGTGACTTGCGCCGCAGGCGGGGTCAGGCCGATCAGGTCGCAGCGCTCGGCGGAGATGACCGCCGCGCCACTGGCCCCGGCGAATGCCAGCAGCACCTCGGGCAAGTCGCGCAGGCCCTCGCTGACGCTGTCGTGGTCGGCCATCGACGAGATCATGCGCACGATGTGCTGGCGCAGGTCAAGCAACTGGCGGGTCCTGGCGTGCGACTCGCGGGTCTCGATCTGCAGCGACAGCACGCTGGCCAGCAGTTCGCAGGCGGTGCGGGTACGGAACTCGACCACGCGCGGCTGGGCGTGGTGGCAGGAGATCAGGCCCCAGAGCTGGCCATCGACCATGATCGACAGCGACATCGAGGCCAAGGTGCCCATGTTGCGCATGTACTGCAGGTGCACAGGTGACACGCTGCGCAGGGCGGCGAAACTCATGTCCAGGGGCTTGCCGGTGCGCGGGTTGATGGCGGGCAGCAGGGGTGAGGCCTGATAGTTGGCATCTTCGATCACGCGGATGCGGTTGACGCGGTACAGGTCGCGGGCCTGGCGCGGGATGTCCGCAGCGGGGAAGCGCAGGCCGAGGTAGCGCGGGTAACCGGCGTCGGCCTGCTCGGCGAGCACCTCGCCATTGCCCTCGGCGTCGAAGCGGTAGGCCTTGACCCGGCCGAAGCCGGTGATGCGCTTGACCTGCACCACGCACTGCTGAAGTAACTCTTCGAGGCTGTCGGCATTGTGCAGGCTGCTGACGAATCCCCGCACCAGCGGGTAATAGTCGCCCTGGTCGGCCAGGTCTGCAGGCTGGCGGAAGGGCTCGAACTCGGCGATCAGCACTTCGTCGTGGCGGTGCGTCAGCAGGCGCAGCATGTCTGTGCAGGGTGCACCCTGACGCAAGCGTACATCACCGATGTGGAACGGGAAGGCCTCGTCGTTGGGCAGGCGTTCGAGCCTGGCGCGCAGGTCGAAGATTTCGCTGACCACGTCGGCGAAGGTGCAGCCAATCAACTCACGTGCTGGCAGGCCCAGCCACTGTTCGACATTCTCGCTGGCCTGGAGGATGCGCAGGTCGTGCTCATCCAGCACCAGCAGGAAGCCGTGCGGCCGGATGCTGCCGGGGACCTGGATCGGCTCCTCGGCGCAGCGCTCCACGGCGGCGGCGAGCGCGTTGTCTGCAGTCATCAATGGCAAGGCTCCTGTGATGTTCGTCCATGCGTGCCGCGTTACCGGCCCTTGGCCATTTGAGGCATAGGATGCCCAAGGGTTCGCTTTGGCGGGGAAATTTCTGCCCGCTTCCCTAGGGCTTTGTCGTTAACACAAAAGAATGGCACCCCGCCATCACGATTCGTCCACCTGCTGCTACGCTCAAAATGTACGGTAGAACAACAAGGATAACCCAGTGACGGAACGCTTTCTGGCCGTGCTGTTGGGCCTGTTTTTGAGCGGTATGGCCGGGGCGGCGGATTTCCTCGTGGAAGTGCGGGTCCTGGTAGAGCGTGGCTGCATGCTGACCCACCAACAGCGTGATGCGGGTGCACAGGCCCTGGGCGTGATCGACCTGGGCACTGCCGCACGCCTGGATGGGCCCGGCGCGCCATTGAGTGGCGTGCTGATCAACCAGCGCCCACCGCGCCTCGAGTGCAACCCCGACACGCCTTACCAGGTGCGGGTCGACGGCGGCCAGCACGGCGGCGTCGGCGAACTGCGGTTTCTTGGCAGCGACGATGGCAAGGCCAGGCCGATCCCGTACCGGCTGTACCGCGATGCTGCCTGGCGTGAGCCGGTTGTCGTCGGTGAGGCCCATGCCGCTCGCGTACCGGACAGCGGTTCGGTTGTGCTGCCGCTTTATGCCCGCATCGACAAACTGGCCTGGGTGCCGCGCGCAGGGCAGTACGCCGACCTGCTCAAAATCACCGTCACCTGGTAGCGAGGCCGCCATGCACAAGGACGTCACGCCATGAACCGCACATCGATCCTGCTGCTCAGCCTCGGCCCGCTGCTGCTGCCCAGTGGCGCGGCACATGGTACCACCACCGGTTTCATCCAGGCGCGCCTGGTGATCAGCGCCGCCTGCCAGATCAACAGCGGCGACCAGCCGCCTGCCACCCTGGGCAACCCTGGCCTGATGGACTTCGGCCAGCGCGGCCCGAACTGGGATACACCGCTGCGCAGCCGGGTCGACGAGGCGGGCGGCGAAGGCAGCCTGCAGATCAGTTGCACGCCCGAAGTGCGGGCTTTCAACGTGCGCATCAATGCTGGCCAGAATGGCGACGATGGCGTGCGCCGGCTCAGCAATGGCCGCGTAATGATCCCTTATCAACTGGCGGTCGACCCTGGTGGCAACAGCCGCTACGGCATCGGCCAGGCCCGTGCGTTCACCGTCAGCAGCACCGAGCAGATTCCGATTCCCATCTACGGCGTAGTGGTGGCGCAACCGCGCGCGCTGCCGGCCGGGCTGTATCGCGACACCCTGAGAGTGACCCTGGACTGGTAAACGACGCAAGGAGACTCCGATGCGAACGACTTTCACCCATTGCATGCTCGCCGGCCTCGGCCTGGCCATGGCCGCTCACGCCCAGGCCGCCACGGTGACCGGGACCATCACCTCGACCTTGACCCTGACCTCGGCATGCCAGGTCAATGGCGCTGGCGGCACCTCAGGGTTGAACTTCGGTGCCCTGAACTTCGGCACCCAGGAAGCCCTGTTCACCACGGCCAACGCCCAGGTGCTGGGTGGCGGCGGTGGCGCCATGAGCATCCTCTGCTCGGCCGGCACGGTACCGGCGATCCGCGTGCGTGCTGGGTCCCACGATGGCCAGTCGACTGGCGGTACGCGTGCGCTGGCCGACGGCGCCGGCAATTTCGTGCCCTACGACTTCTACACCGATTCCGGGCGCACCACGTTGCTGGCCATCGACGGCACCATCACCTTGCCGACCAGCACCGGCGTGGCGCAGACCGTCAACCTGTATGGCCAGGCGCGTGGCAAGGCCGGCCTGCCGGCTGGGACGTATACCGACACGGTGGCGGTCGAGCTGTCGTTCTGAGCCCGGTTCGCCGCCATGCGCGCCTGGTTCGGTGGTTGCCTGACGGGGTTCGGCCTGTTGCTGGCCACGCCCCTGGATGCGGCGACCTCCAGCACCTTCCAGGTGAGTGCGCAGATCGTTGCCGGTTGCCTGGTGGTGGGCGGGGTGACCAGCTATGGCGCGCTCGACTTCGGCACCCAGTCGGCGCTGTCCACCGGCATTCTCAGTACCTCGTTGGGCGGAACCACGGTGACCTTCCAGTGCACCCCCGGCGTGACCCTGAGCATGAGCCTGGACGGTGGCCAGAACAGCGCCAGTGGTACACGTAACCTCAAGCGCACGGGCGGCACGCAGGTGCTGGCCTACCAGTTGTACCGGGACGCGGCCTACAGCCAGGTCCTGGGTATTGGCCAGAGCGTGGCGGTGAGCTACACCGACGCCACGGCCATCAAGTTGCCGGTGTATGGCCGTACCCAGTTGCCCGGCACCTTGCCGGCCGGGACCTACACCGATGTGGTGCAAGTATCGGTGACCTGGTGAACACACCAGCACCCAAGAAAAAGAGACCAAGGAGAGCGGCATGTGGGTAGGCGCGAAGTGGGCGCAAGGTGTGATCGGTATGTTGTTGTTGGCGAGCCTGCCGGCGGGGGCGGCCACCTCGGTGCTGATCTGGCCGATCGACCCGGTGCTGGAGGCTGATCAGAAAGCCGGTGCACTGTGGCTGGAGAATCGTGGCACGGCTCCGGCCAGCTTGCAGGTACGGGTGTTCGCCTGGCGCCAGGGCGACTACCAGGAGCAGTTCCAGGCCCAACGCGAAATCATCGGCAGCCCGCCGGTGGCCAACATTCCCCCTGGGCAGAAGCAACTGATCCGCCTGACCCGCACTGGCAGCTCGCCGGTCGGCCAGGAGCAGGCCTACCGCATCATCATCGATGAAATCCCTTCGCCGTTGCCGACCGATGCCGCCAGCCAGGGCACCACGGCGGCGATCCGCCTGCAGATGCGCTATTCGGTGCCGTTGTTCGTCTATGGCGAAGGGCTGTGGGGCAAGGCCGACCCGCAAGGCAAGCGCAATGCCGACGGCGTCGGCAAGCCGCAACTCAGCTGGCGCCCGGTGACGGTGCAGGGCAAGCCCTATGTGGAAATGCGCAATACCGGCCCTGTGCATGCGCGCCTGACCGATGTGGTGGTGCAGCACGGTGGCCAGGCCAAGCCGTTGGCCGAAGGCCTGCTTGGCTATGTGTTGCCCGGTGCCAGCATGCGCTGGCCGGCACCGGCTACGCCCAACGCTGGCAGCGTGATCAAGGGGAGGGTGAACGGTCAGGAAACGGCCGAAGTGATCCGGCAAGGGCAATGAGCCCGCTGCGCAATGAAGGGCAAGGGCCATGGAGGACCTGGCAATGGTCGGAATCCGTGTGTGAGATGGCTGTCGCGGGCTTCGCGTTGCTGGTGCCTGGGGCTGACCTTGTTCGGCCCCAGCCTGGCGCTGGCCGACGACCTGCCACCACCGCCCAGCGAAACCACTGCCATCGGCGACGCCACGCTGTACCTCGACCTGCTGGTGAACCAGATGCCCAGGGCTGAGCTGGTGCCGGTGCAGCAGCGTGCCGGCCGCCTGTTCCTGGACAGCGAGGTGCTGCGCGGCCTGGGCGTCAAGCTGCCGGGCGACCCGCAAGGTGAAGTGGCGTTGGACGCTGTGGCCGGCCTGCACACCGATTACGACAGCCAGAACCAGCGTTTGCTGCTGCAAGTGCCACCGGCCTGGCTGCCGGACCAGCAGGTCGGCGACCGCGGCCTGTACCCGGCCAGCGAGGCGCGCAGCAGCTTCGGTGCCTTGTTCAACTACGACCTGTACCTCAACGATACCGATGACGGCGGCTCCTACCTGGCCGCCTGGAACGAACTGCGCCTGTTCGACAGCTGGGGCACGTTCTCGACCACCGGCCAGTGGCGCCAGTCGTTCAATGGCGCGCAGAGCGATGCCAACCGCCAGGGCTTCCTGCGCTATGACACCACCTGGCGCTTTACCGACGAGCAGCGCCTGCTGACCTATGAGGCCGGTGACTTCGTCACCGGGGCATTACCCTGGACCAGCTCGGTGCGGGTCGGCGGCGTTCAATTGTCTCGTGACTTTGGCGCACGTCCGGACCTGGTGACCTATCCCTTGCCGGCCTTTGCCGGCGAAGCGGCAGTGCCAACCTCGCTGGACTTGTTCATCAATGGCTACAAGTCCAGCACCACCGAATTGCAGCCCGGCCCGTACACCCTGACCAACGTGCCGTTCATCAACGGCGCGGGTGAGGCGGTGGTGGTGACCACCGATGCCCTGGGCCGGCAGGTGTCCACTACCTTGCCGTTCTATGTGACCAGCAGCCTGTTGCAGAAAGGCCTGTCGGACTTCTCGGTGGCGGCCGGCAGCCTGCGCCGTGACTATGCCGTGGAAGATTTCGGCTACGGAACCGGTGTCGCGTCGGCCAGCCTGCGCCACGGCGTCAGCGACAGCTTCACCCTGGAAACCCACGTCGAAGCCGCCGAGTCGCTGCTGCTCGGTGGCCTGGGCGGCAACATGCGCCTGGGCACGTTCGGCGTGCTCAATGCGGCCTTTGCGCAGAGCCAGTTCGAGGGGGAGCAGGGCCACCAGGTCGCCCTCGGCTACCAGTACAACAGCCAGCGCATCGGCTTCAGCTATCAGCGCCTGCAGCGGTATGGCGAGTACTCGGACCTGACCCGGGTCGACCTCCCCGACATGCAACTGAGCCAGCGCAGCGAGCAGGTGACCCTGAGCGTCAACCTCGATCAATACGGCAGCCTCGGCGCCGGCTATTTCGATGTGCGTGCCGGCGACGACACGCGCACCCGGCTGATCAACCTGAGCTGGAGCAAGCCGCTGTGGGGCAACAGCAGCCTGTACCTGTCGGCCAACCGCGAGGTCGGCGACAGCAGCTGGGCGGTGCAGGCGCAGGTGGTGATTCCGTTCGACTTCGGCAGCACCCTGGCGGTGAGCACCGAACGCAGCAGGGATGGCGAAAGCCTGCAACGGGTCAACTACAGCCGCGCCGTGCCGGTGGGCGGTGGCGTCGGCTACAACCTCGGCTATGCCGGCGGCAGCGACCGCGATGCCTACCGCCAGGCCGACGTCACCTGGCGCCTGCAATCGGTGCAGTTGCAGGCCGGGGTGTACGGCAGCAGCGGCGAGATGACCCGTTGGGCCGACGCCAGTGGTTCGTTGGTGTGGATGGACGCCGGGATATTCGCCGCCAACCGCATCGACGATGCCTTCGTGGTGGTCAGCACCAGTGGCTACGCCGACGTGCCGGTGCGTTACGAAAACCAGGAAATCGGCCGCACCGACCGTAGCGGTCACTTGCTGGTGCCATACAGCAGCGGCTATTACCGCGGCAAGTACGAGATCGACCCGATGAACCTTCCGCCCGATGTGTTGGCTGCCGAGGTAGAGCAACGGGTGGCGGTGCGCCGTGGCAGCGGCTACCTGCTGGAGTTCCCGCTCAAGCGCGTGCTGGCGGCGAGCATCGAGTTGGTCGATAGCCATCAGCAACCGCTGAAGCTCGGCAGCACGGTCACCCACCAGGAAAGCGGCAGCCAGGCGGTGGTCGGCTGGGACGGCCTGGTGTACCTGGAGAACCTGTCGCCGCACAACCGCCTGCAAGTGGCGTTGGAGGGGGGCGGGCAGTGCCAGGTCGAATTCGACCTGCCGGAATCGGCAGGCTCGATTCCGCTGATTGGTCCGCTGGTATGCAGATGAAAGGCCTGTTGTGCAGCCTGCTGCTGTTGCCAGCCGGTTCGGCCTGGGCGCTGTGCTCGTCGGTGGCAACCCAGCCAGCGGGATTCGGCACGGTCAACTCGACCCTGGTGCGTACCACGGTACAGAGCGCTTCAAGCACCAATTCCGGCTTGCAGTGCACCGGCTCGCTATTGAGCCTGCTCAGCTCCAACGACCACTTCTACGCCACCATCACATCCACCACCAGTGGATTGGTCGGCCCTACAGGCGACGTGATTCCATACACCCTGTACGCCGACAACAGCACCAGCTATCCGATCACCCGCGGCGTTGCCTTTGACTTCGCGCGCAATGGCATCCTCGATCTGCTGGGGTTGCTCAATGGCACTACACCCAAATCCGTGCCGCTGTACATGAAGACCCAGATTGGCAGCAATGTCGCCGCGGGTGTGTATCAGGAGACCCTGACCATCGCCTGGAGCTGGGACTACTGCTCCGGGATCGGAATTGGCAGCATCTGCCTGGGGCGTGACATAGGCGCCGGCAGCCGGACATTGAACGTTAGCCTGACCGTGAGCAACGACTGCCAGATCACCACGCCCAACATCAGCTTCGGCAGCGCGCCGGTGGTGGCCGGGTTTGGCACGGTAAGCCAGAGCGTGAACCTGTCGTGCACCAAGGGCAGTGCCTACACGGTGGGCTTGAATGATGGGGAGAATGTGTCGGGTGGGCGGCGGCGGATGAAGTCCACGGCCGGCAACTACCTGGCCTATGACATCTTCAAGAGCGCAGGCACCGTGCGCTGGGGCTCGCTGACCACGGCCCGGCGCTCCAGCAGCGATGCCGACGTGAACCCCGGAAACGGGACCGGGACCGGGAGCCAGGTGTTCAACTACAACGCCAAGGTCTATACCGACCAAGCGACACCACCGGCGGCGAGTTACCTCGACAATGTGATTCTGGATGTGCAGTTCTGAGGGGGCAGTCCTGTGCTGGCCTCTTCGCGGGACAAGCCCGCTCCTACAAGAGCAGCGCTGCGCGGTCCCTGTAGGAGCGGGCTTGCCCCGCGAAGAGGCCGAACCTGCTCAGCGCAGATCGTCGACCACTTTCAACAGGGTCTCCAGCACCGCCCCGGCCAACGCCTTGGACCGTGCCCCTGACCACTGGGCCACCGGCTCCGGCGCATCGTCATGGTCCTTGAACGGCATCTCCAGGGTCAGCGACAGGCAGTCATGGGCCATCCCCACCGCATTGCACGCCAGCGTGGTGTTCGCCTGGCCCGGTTCGTCCCGCGTGTAGCCATGCACCGTCTGGAAGTCTTTGGTCACGCTGCACAAGGTCGTGCGGAACTGCTCCTCCAGCTTGGCCAGCCGCGGCGTGTACCCTGGGTTGCCCTCACAGGCCGCCGTGAACACATGGGGAATTTCCTCGTCCCCATGCACATCGATGAACGCATCCACCCCGTATTGCTTCATCTGCGCCTGGGCGAAGAACACCTCCGGGCTGAACTCGACACTGGCATCCTGCCAGGCCCGGTTCAGGTCCTTGCCCTTGAAGTTGGTGCGCAGGTGGCCGAGGAAGGCGCCGTCCGGGTTCATATTCGGGATCAGGTACAGGTCGGCCTTTTCCAGCAGTTTCTGAACGGTTGGGTCATTGGCTTGCAACCGGTCGATCACCCCTTCCATGAACCACTCGGCCATGTGCTCGCCCGGGTGCTGCTGGGCAATCA carries:
- a CDS encoding ATP-binding protein; amino-acid sequence: MTADNALAAAVERCAEEPIQVPGSIRPHGFLLVLDEHDLRILQASENVEQWLGLPARELIGCTFADVVSEIFDLRARLERLPNDEAFPFHIGDVRLRQGAPCTDMLRLLTHRHDEVLIAEFEPFRQPADLADQGDYYPLVRGFVSSLHNADSLEELLQQCVVQVKRITGFGRVKAYRFDAEGNGEVLAEQADAGYPRYLGLRFPAADIPRQARDLYRVNRIRVIEDANYQASPLLPAINPRTGKPLDMSFAALRSVSPVHLQYMRNMGTLASMSLSIMVDGQLWGLISCHHAQPRVVEFRTRTACELLASVLSLQIETRESHARTRQLLDLRQHIVRMISSMADHDSVSEGLRDLPEVLLAFAGASGAAVISAERCDLIGLTPPAAQVTALVHWLEQRGDEAVFHSDNLRHDIDELPELAAHAGGVLAVAISQIHSHYLLWFRPEQVRTVDWAGRPDKQIGAQGALNPRHSFDRWQEQISGYCQPWDSLVIEGVLELRTAVLGIVLRKAEELAQLANELRRSNKELEAFSYSVSHDLRAPLRHIAGYTELLGEIEGQGLSERGKRFLQHIDEAAHFAGSLVDNLLNFSQMGRSALRLSDVDLNTLVDSIRQELAPDYEGRDIVWDIAPLPKVIADPAFINMALHNLIANAIKYTRGREPAHIAIHARQHRDETEVYIRDNGVGFDMAYANKLFGVFQRLHRMEDFEGTGIGLASVRRIIERHDGRVWAEGQVDQGASFHFTLPRQPATN
- a CDS encoding Csu type fimbrial protein, which gives rise to MNRTSILLLSLGPLLLPSGAAHGTTTGFIQARLVISAACQINSGDQPPATLGNPGLMDFGQRGPNWDTPLRSRVDEAGGEGSLQISCTPEVRAFNVRINAGQNGDDGVRRLSNGRVMIPYQLAVDPGGNSRYGIGQARAFTVSSTEQIPIPIYGVVVAQPRALPAGLYRDTLRVTLDW
- a CDS encoding Csu type fimbrial protein, with the translated sequence MTERFLAVLLGLFLSGMAGAADFLVEVRVLVERGCMLTHQQRDAGAQALGVIDLGTAARLDGPGAPLSGVLINQRPPRLECNPDTPYQVRVDGGQHGGVGELRFLGSDDGKARPIPYRLYRDAAWREPVVVGEAHAARVPDSGSVVLPLYARIDKLAWVPRAGQYADLLKITVTW
- a CDS encoding response regulator; translation: MLKPILLVEDNPRDLELTLLALERSQLANEVIVLRDGAEALDYLLRRNAYANRDDGNPAVLLLDLKLPKVDGLEVLKEVRATAELRSIPTVMLTSSREEPDLLRAYELGVNAYVVKPVEFKEFVAAISDLGVFWAVLNEPPPGSLRLNRRASN
- a CDS encoding Csu type fimbrial protein; amino-acid sequence: MRTTFTHCMLAGLGLAMAAHAQAATVTGTITSTLTLTSACQVNGAGGTSGLNFGALNFGTQEALFTTANAQVLGGGGGAMSILCSAGTVPAIRVRAGSHDGQSTGGTRALADGAGNFVPYDFYTDSGRTTLLAIDGTITLPTSTGVAQTVNLYGQARGKAGLPAGTYTDTVAVELSF
- a CDS encoding hybrid sensor histidine kinase/response regulator; the encoded protein is MLPTPLKLLMVEDSSMDAELTLMRLERSGLQVQSRLVFDHIGVEHALHQASFDLILCDCVLPGSSGTDVLAIAQRLAPDTPFIFLSGIYGEEHAVEMVRLGATDYVLKKNLPLLPKAVRRALTEVQERQRRRRAEEALADVEARARIAIDAAGMGTWDFRPQQGQLLWDDRCKTLFGLPVETEMSLQVFYAGIYPDDQAKVREAVEQAMRPDSDGLYRVEFRIAQPNGLEPRWLLSSGQCQFVDGQCTRFSGVLQDIHTQRQATQALRQLNEMLGERVERRTRERDRAWELSQDLLAVLNKDLTPVALNPAWEASLGFSRERLSQTSLLHLLPEVDQEALLTELAALAHGRTSARFVGRIQHAGGQLRWLSWVVVPEDTLLYVVARDITSERETALGLAEANTRLREQITERERIEAALQQMQRLEAVGQLTAGVAHDFNNLLTVILTGASFLERDLDKGNLDKARSRLTHIREAGERGAKLTSQLLAFSRRQRLEPVPLNLNRTLTGLEELLRRTLGGNILVRLDLDHGLWQALTDPTQTEMIILNLAINARDAMAEGGQLTLSTRNTRIKARPQRPEDPEPGEYVMLSIRDTGCGMSEEVLAKVFEPFFTTKDIGKGSGLGLAQVFGFAKQSGGGVRIDTEPGHGTQVAVYLPAVKQMMAIDPVAPTATLPSDDSGRDRTVLLVDDDHLVRDMLGDVLRQYGYQVRQAHSGEQALALLDDDVDLLLTDFAMPEFNGGQLALAARDRYPRLPVVFLTGYAELEGLEVPGSLVMQKPVQADELARVLNELLRVAG